From the genome of Primulina huaijiensis isolate GDHJ02 chromosome 11, ASM1229523v2, whole genome shotgun sequence:
GGACTTGATTACAGGGCCCAATAAAAATCAAACGACCAACTCTAAAAGGTCTTTTCCTAAGGCCCATAATAGCCCCTAAATACTGCATTCACCATctcttatattattattttccttttaaattcaGAGATTACtgaaatttcttatgaaaaattttaaacaattgCCTCCCTTGTTCGAAGCACAATGACTtgcaaaaaagaaaagaaaaactcTGATATTGTTTTTCCATACTTTTTCGTTTTGTAATGTAAATTGggttattataaaaatttaaatacgaACGAACAAATATAATTTCTTCTGTTTTATTCCAATATCANaaaaaaaaaaaaaaaaaaaaaaaaaaaactcactaTAGAatcataaattatataatatctaATTCAAGAACACCAAACAGATATAACGGAACATATATAACCCGAAATTAAATCACATATTACTCAAGAAGAACATCAGTATCTTCTTAATAATACAAGTTCCCTTTGTGCTTCCATCAAAGAACATTTTCATCTTTAATCATAAGGATTGCTAAAATTCTTCAGAAGGTTGGGAACGTCATATCCAAGCATGTCATCAACAGATTGTATCATTTTAGGCTTCAACTTCTCAAACTTATCTATGTTGTAGGAGCTCAAAATCTCCCTAAATTCTTCCACATTTGGAAAATCCCCGGGTGGTAGATGGTGTTCCTTCTGAATCTGAAATTTCGAGTAAAAACGATAAGCTTCCATTCGTGCAGCACATTTAGGTAGAGGGGATAGTGAACGAACCTTTGCGAATTCGTCAGCCAGATTGTCAATGAGTTTCTGTTGTGTCTTGGCTTTGCCCATCATTGCAGGCATTTCTTTCTTCAAATGACCGATGATATACGCGTGTATCTTCGCAGCCCTGGCACGTTTAACGAATTCGTTTATCTGCACAATGTTTGAAAAAGAACATCAGAAAATCATCTACCAGCCTTGTAcaaccaacatgcataaaaaagtctctaatattgaaaaaaaatccaTGTTTCCCCCTAGTATCGGTATTTTCTTGATCCACCCCGGGCTCGAGCTAAAATGATATCATACTCACACGACGAGCACAAGCTTTCTTTGGTATGTCTTTCAGATCAGAAAGAAGGTCATCCTGTTCCCTCTCGAAAAGGGCTTTACCGACGGGACCAGCAGTAGCTTCATTTATAGGCTTGTCATTGAAAGAACTGAAAAGAGATGTTATCCATCAGTTTGTCCCTAAAAGCCGAGTTGGCTCGACATACAAATAATGGAGACCTCTTAGATTTCAAATTCACAATTCATCCCGATCAGAACTTATTTGCACAATAAACATGGAAGAAGAGAACTACCCTATGTAAACACGCATAACTTCAGGAGTATTGAGAACTTTCCCGAGCGACCACATCAATGCTCCGTATACTCGCATAAGCTGCAAGAAAAGAAGAAGCAGTGGACTCAGGTTATAGGAGGGTATATAATTTTCCTTGCTACAGGTTAATAACATAAGGAACAAATTAAAGTCTTGAAAATTTCGTTACTGATTCATACTTGCTGTGTATCAACTTGGTCAGCCTTGTTCAAAACCACTCGTATTTTATCATCATGACCGCGTAAAGATCCAATGACTCGTTTGAACTCATCGCTTATATCAAGTTTGTGGGGGTCGAATAGAAGCAGGATGAGATCACACTTTGCAGCAAACCAAGATGTTACGCCGGTGAAATCGTAACTTCTCTGTGTTCGTTGCTTTTCTCCTGATAAAACTCCGGGAGTGTCCACGAATGTTATGTGCTCCAGCAGCTGTTAATTACCATCAAAACTATAAAAGTTAAACAGAaaaaaaggcatcaagaaaatcTCAAAGAAAATTATGTAACTCACAGGATGTGGCATCTGTGAGCATTCGAATTTTGACAAAAATGCAGTTCCAAAATTTGTCAAGCCATTGAATGGCATATCTGCTTGAACAGCAACTGTGTTCCCTGGAACACTTCTCTCATCAGGTCCATTCTGGATGTTAAAACATCAATAACTGATGTACCGAAACAATCGTGGAAACGACAGAAGATCCAATACAACTAGAACTAATATTCATTCAATGATAGGAGGTACGAACCAAATAACATATATCTTGAGATTTAAACGCAGCAGCTCAAATATCATGTCACAGTGGAGGGAGGAAAAACGACAAAAACATACCATGACAACCACAAATCTATCTGTTGTGGGCTCTGGTCCAATGTGGGATCCTGAGATATAAAGTTATTTAGTTGCAAATAACTTCAGaaaacaaaaggaaaatgaagatTGATGAATGCTCCAAAGAAGGTTGTCAAATACCTGGATAACTACTCTGAAGCAAATGCTTGATGAACGTTGTTTTCCCTGTGGAGTACTGACCCAGAAGCATCACCATTGGTTTAGCATCAAAGTCGCTGTTTGTCTTCCAACCGACAACAAATATAAGAGAGGTTTAGGTCATTTAGAAGTAACATCTAATCACTAGCTCGATCGAATTCCCCATTTTTCAAAACGCATTGAACTGGACGATTAAATCTTACCAGCAAGGGAGAAACAAAGTCATTAAACCGATATGTTACTTCCAGGGGCTTCACCTTCTTTTCATACAGTTTCTTCAAGCCATCAATAATGGAAGTTACAGAGTTTGAAGATACCTAAAACCATAACTGAGCAACGTAAGCACATTCTTGCAGAACGTTACAGATTGAAGACATGAGAATTCATATATACatccaatattttaaaagacgATGTAAGATTGATGGAAAAGCAATACACAAATTGCGGTAAAGGGAGCAGTTCAAATTCATGGATACTTGGGACTTATGCTACACTTGATGAGAAAACATAACATGGGAAAATTTTGATAGAAATGTTTAGAGAGTAATTAATCATTAAACAAACAGAAGTTTTTAAAGCATCTATGACGCTTCAAGTCACCTTCTTCGAAGATTTTGATGAAAGCCAATTAGCTGATGCAGAAGACTGCACCTTTGGAGCACCTGAATCATTAAAAACACAGTATATATAAATAGCCCTACTACCAATATTGTCATGGAAACGTATTTTCCAGAATCTCACCATTTTGTTTTGCAAGTTTACGCTTCATTTTCTGCATGTACAACCAAAAGAGCTCCGCTTTAAAATTACTTTATCATGCCAAATCTACAGAAGAAGGATGCCACATACTTACATCAAGGCATACATTCAGACCTTCCATGGCAGGAGGATGCAAGTTTTCAAAGTCAACTGCATGTGATTAGCACGTTTGGTATCTTATAAAAACCAACAAAAATGTAATAGACTGACTTAACTCGAAGAACAAAAGAATCTGATTCTCGAGTACTTACCTTCAACATTTAGAATCTCACTGGTGAGAGTACGTCCAGCTTGTGCCAAAGAGATCAACTGCAGATCAATCAAACTATTACAAAAGGCCGATATCCCACCATTGATCGAAGTAGGGAAAAGATCAGAACCTGCATGGCCGTGACGAACTCTTTCAACCCAAGAAAGCCTTGCCTTTTTGTATCTGCAATTGCCCAGACCTTATGGaaagaaatataataaaatgacaAACAAAAACGTACTTTTCAAAGAAACATTCAAAACGAGAAATCGAACAAAGAAAGAGGGACATGAGAACAAAAGAATCACCAGCTTGAGATCTTCACGAGATAAATTGGACATGGAAAAGAATTTGGTGGCATCGCCTCCCGTTAGACGCCCATCTCCATCTGATCACAATATGAAATCAGTGCTTCATCAAAAAACTAAATCATCCGATTAGAATTCAATCCCCACGCACAAAAAACTACAGTGGGTACCTGAATCAGCGAAAGAAAACCAATCTTGATATATCTTCTGGTGCTCCTTGGAACACCGAGTTATCGGGGCGAAATCAATCTCCATTTTCTGCGTTTTTCGGATTTAGAATTGGGTTTTAAAACGTTCGAAAATGAGCTGTTTCGCCTTGAAGATTctctttcaaatttattttatatatactagtaGTTCGCTATCAGATTCTTTGATTCCAGGACAAAACAAATTTTGCCCAATTTGTTCTAAAAGTAACAGCGCAGCAAATTTGCTAACGCTTACCGCAATTTTCTTAACCTCTAAAATTCCCTCCAATTTTCACCATTCAAATATATACATTCTTTTGTTACCGTTTCAAAAGCGAATTTTAAGTGGAACCATCAGTTCCTCAACGATGGCTTGGAAAAGAAAGATTAATAGCAACCACACATTCATAATGCAGAAAAATTGGGAGTCTTCGTGTCTCGTGAAGCTCTGTGCGAATAATTTAtcattttctcataatttaagATCCCGTTgaatttcccttttttttttaaaaaaaatgatcccATTGAATTGTTTGCGGTTTTGATGGACAATAACTTTTCATTATTGAAGCCACTGAAAAATTCTTTGGTGTTCGTCTTGCAGTTTACTTATTGAAGGATgatgcatatatttttatttccacATTATTTCGCAAAAACTCCATAATAATGAGTTTGGATGCACATTGTTGTTATGGATGTTTTATTGTTcattatttgttgggattttgtATTTGGTTACGTTGTAGTGATATTCTGGATAATATGTATGTCATGTTAGTCACCTCTTGGTTCCTGCGGGTCAAATTGATGCATGTGAGCCACCTCTTGTTTCTTTATGGTCAAAATGCTGCATGACGGGGTCCCGTTCCATTGTGGATGTTGTCTGTTCTGTCTGTCATGCGAGCCACCTCTTGGTTTCTGCGGGTCAAAGTATTGCATGTGGGGAAGCATGTGAGCCACCTCTTGTTTCCCTATGGTCAAAGTGCTGAAAGATAGAAATTATTATCTGGGTTCTGTCATTCTGTTATTATCTTATTCTGTCATCCTATTTACatgtgtatttattatttatttttgtgaaaacTTTTGTCGTTATCCTTGAGATCGAATTAGTGGGTAGATACAGGAGTGTACTgaataattttgttttcaagtaataATCTAAATGAGGAAGATAAATATGTAGAATATATAGAAGAGATCGCTGAGGATGATGATGACATAGATGATGTTCCGTAGAGTTTGTAGACttgaattctttcatttgagTTCTTTTAGAATTCGTGGATTATTtcctttcaaatattttggcTAATCCTTTGGAAGACTAATTTTTTACTCATTAATCTGATTGAGAGATTGACTCAttgttttcttttaataaatgaattatgatttttttataaattttaggcCTTGTGTTGATTATATGGGTTATCGGAACTTTAAATAAGGTTTGACCTGTACAAATATTGGGTGTGTTTGGGTGTGCGAAATCAGGGCCTTACattttggtatcagagccgacatctcctagtacggtgtggttcggagACGAACCAAGTGGAAGCTGGTGGGTATGAGAGGCCCGGGACCGAAGAGGGCGggaggtgatcgccggtgccatgaggttgcacggacaatgagcggctcctggcaggcttctagacgaagagaacatgaatgaaccgatcttacactgGAAGGAGAGTGATTCCAAAACAGTTTaggtatgagactgtgcagttgaggagggcTTATCAAGAAGgtacatcttcttttcggtagctcatcacataagaacttcaaGATTAAGTGTGCTTGACTTGGgaaaattttgggatgggtaaccccttgggaagtttcctaggttGCATGTGACTGAGGATATAAACACACTGAAAAGACTTGTCTTGGTACAATgaagacagtcgtcgaatctaaTGTGTTACACAAAATCTATTGGTCCCAAAGAATACCGAGAACTAGATTGAACTATTATGCCCCAAAATTAGACAtgttctaaaaaataaaaataaaaaatctgaaacaCTAATGGTATATTTCAATGAGTATGTCTCTCGTCAGACAGATCGACCAATTCTATATAtgaagtgaaaaataatatttttgacataaaaaaatattttttttatacgtcggatatgataaaaaaattcttctcataaaattgaaatgtgagatggtctcatatCAATTTTGTGTATTTGAATACGGTTGTAAATAGAAATGAAAAGGGCATTCTCAACCTAAGTGCATTCTTCAATATTGGTATGTCCTTCCAATGTCAAATCACTTTTTTTCTTCTTACATTTGTTCCACAGTTGTTTTTGGCGAGAACTAATGTTATTTGATTAATGTAATATTGATATATACTTTACTTCACACTCAAAGAGGAAGATAATAGGTAGCACGAGAAAACCAAACATCCATTCAtttataatttgtttctaattacacttcaaaatcatctataatttaattttaattgaatatattttctgatgtatttatttattttttaatttagtatacttatattattatttatttaaatttataataaaagatATATTTCAAACTATAATAATATCTACACATATGTGTGTAATGTGCTTCTATTGTAAATAGAAGGAGAGTCCCACTTACTCTTTCTCGTTCCAAACTACTATAAATCATGCATTCTCGATTacattttgaaaattcatattttcGTTGCTTGAATTGTGTTTGTGTTTTGTTGAATTCTTGGCATATTTTGATTCAAACCAATTCTAGGATCGTTTCATAACAAGTtgaaatgattaataaaaattagatttataaacaaatttgtacaacaattcttacaaacacaaaaaattccttacaaaaattttatttatcaatatctcatgataaattcaatGCAAAATCTAACGAGAATAGAAAAATCTCACAATATAAGAACAAAAGTTCacgatataattgttgtaaatatcttTGTAGTTGTACTTTTAGCATTATATCAtgtcaatataaataaaatagttcTATAGAAGGATAATATTTTCAACTCCACCTTAATACTTGGTTTATTATTATTGGAATCTAAATTATTTGTTACTTAAAATACCAAGATTATgtaaatttaatttcttattcGTACAGATGATATTTAttctatttcaaaattttatttttatttttagtttttttcacCAACAAATTTTATTCctctattttaaattaattcaattaaaaattttattcttatataaaataaatttatttcagGTTTTCATCCAAACAACAAGGGATGGATCACCACCATTTAGGAAAGCATCCCAAAGACTAGCAGTCTTAAATATGTATTTAGAACCATAAAATTACATCGAGGCAAAGACAACATATTTTTTCcacaaacaaaagaaataaaagaaagaaatgttgtcatgatatacatgtttaaaataacGTTGAGAGTTCAATAATTGCTCATGTTAAGATAATAATAGAAGTATGTTGCTCGTGTAGctgtataatttaaaatattagagttaTATTGTTACTACTAGCTATAAATTGGTGAAACGATAACATTTGGTcttacaaataataataaaattacatgCAACACTTGATTGAGCCAACATGTCACACAAATTAACGTGATTCGTTTGATTAACGTGGTTTTCAGATTACTGAGTTTAGTCTAATAATTTATTTGTACGAGGATAACGGCtagataaaatttaaagaataaaaaatacaaaatgagTTGGAATCACAAATTATTTGCTTTTTGAATCAGTTCAG
Proteins encoded in this window:
- the LOC140988443 gene encoding EH domain-containing protein 1-like codes for the protein MEIDFAPITRCSKEHQKIYQDWFSFADSDGDGRLTGGDATKFFSMSNLSREDLKLVWAIADTKRQGFLGLKEFVTAMQLISLAQAGRTLTSEILNVEVDFENLHPPAMEGLNVCLDKMKRKLAKQNGAPKVQSSASANWLSSKSSKKVSSNSVTSIIDGLKKLYEKKVKPLEVTYRFNDFVSPLLTNSDFDAKPMVMLLGQYSTGKTTFIKHLLQSSYPGSHIGPEPTTDRFVVVMNGPDERSVPGNTVAVQADMPFNGLTNFGTAFLSKFECSQMPHPLLEHITFVDTPGVLSGEKQRTQRSYDFTGVTSWFAAKCDLILLLFDPHKLDISDEFKRVIGSLRGHDDKIRVVLNKADQVDTQQLMRVYGALMWSLGKVLNTPEVMRVYIGSFNDKPINEATAGPVGKALFEREQDDLLSDLKDIPKKACARRINEFVKRARAAKIHAYIIGHLKKEMPAMMGKAKTQQKLIDNLADEFAKIQKEHHLPPGDFPNVEEFREILSSYNIDKFEKLKPKMIQSVDDMLGYDVPNLLKNFSNPYD